A stretch of Pangasianodon hypophthalmus isolate fPanHyp1 chromosome 9, fPanHyp1.pri, whole genome shotgun sequence DNA encodes these proteins:
- the shisal1b gene encoding protein shisa-like-1a isoform X1: MGEDKKMSVIRCRSFNLLAVILLLFSSAALSAHFRVCEPYTDHKGRYHFGFHCPRLSDNKTYMFCCHHNNTAFKYCCNDTEFQTIMQVNLTTTLDGFSHNNYTALVGVWIYGFFVMVLLALDFLYYSAINYEVFRVYLEKWGLGGRWLKQARSQWQRPEQEESQGQLSHPGAPAGLSHYQQPHYHSQPRHSLKPEAQSPTHTAHNTSIAW, translated from the exons ATGGGGGAGGACAAAAAGATGAGTGTCATTAGATGTCGGTCCTTCAACCTTTTGGCCGTCATCTTGCTCCTATTTTCCTCTGCAG CTCTCTCGGCTCATTTTCGGGTGTGTGAACCCTACACTGACCACAAGGGTCGGTATCATTTTGGATTTCACTGTCCTCGCCTGTCAGACAACAAGACCTACATGTTCTGCTGTCACCACAACAACACTGCCTTCAAGTACTGCTGCAATGACACTGAGTTTCAAACCATCATGCAGGTCAACCTTACAACCACTTTGGATGGGTTTTCACACAA TAACTACACAGCACTGGTTGGAGTGTGGATTTATGGCTTTTTCGTCATGGTGCTGCTGGCACTGGACTTCCTCTACTACTCAGCCATAAACTACGAAGTGTTCAGGGTGTACCTGGAGAAGTGGGGGCTAGGGGGACGCTGGCTGAAGCAAGCTCGCAGTCAATGGCAAAGGCCTGAGCAGGAGGAGAGTCAGGGGCAGCTTTCTCATCCTGGAGCTCCAGCAGGATTATCACACTACCAACAACCACACTATCACTCCCAGCCCAGACACAGCCTGAAGCCAGAGGCCCAGAGTCcgacacacactgcacacaacaCATCAATCGCCTggtga
- the shisal1b gene encoding protein shisa-like-1a isoform X2, translated as MGEDKKMSVIRCRSFNLLAVILLLFSSAALSAHFRVCEPYTDHKGRYHFGFHCPRLSDNKTYMFCCHHNNTAFKYCCNDTEFQTIMQVNLTTTLDGFSHNNYTALVGVWIYGFFVMVLLALDFLYYSAINYEVFRVYLEKWGLGGRWLKQARSQWQRPEQEESQGQLSHPGAPAGLSHYQQPHYHSQPRHSLKPEAQSPTHTAHNTSIA; from the exons ATGGGGGAGGACAAAAAGATGAGTGTCATTAGATGTCGGTCCTTCAACCTTTTGGCCGTCATCTTGCTCCTATTTTCCTCTGCAG CTCTCTCGGCTCATTTTCGGGTGTGTGAACCCTACACTGACCACAAGGGTCGGTATCATTTTGGATTTCACTGTCCTCGCCTGTCAGACAACAAGACCTACATGTTCTGCTGTCACCACAACAACACTGCCTTCAAGTACTGCTGCAATGACACTGAGTTTCAAACCATCATGCAGGTCAACCTTACAACCACTTTGGATGGGTTTTCACACAA TAACTACACAGCACTGGTTGGAGTGTGGATTTATGGCTTTTTCGTCATGGTGCTGCTGGCACTGGACTTCCTCTACTACTCAGCCATAAACTACGAAGTGTTCAGGGTGTACCTGGAGAAGTGGGGGCTAGGGGGACGCTGGCTGAAGCAAGCTCGCAGTCAATGGCAAAGGCCTGAGCAGGAGGAGAGTCAGGGGCAGCTTTCTCATCCTGGAGCTCCAGCAGGATTATCACACTACCAACAACCACACTATCACTCCCAGCCCAGACACAGCCTGAAGCCAGAGGCCCAGAGTCcgacacacactgcacacaacaCATCAATCGCCTg